One window of Bradysia coprophila strain Holo2 chromosome X unlocalized genomic scaffold, BU_Bcop_v1 contig_371, whole genome shotgun sequence genomic DNA carries:
- the LOC119069567 gene encoding probable 60S ribosomal protein L37-A, with product MTKGTSSFGKRRNKTHTLCRRCGRSSYHIQKSTCSQCGYPAAKLRSYNWSIKAKRRKTTGTGRMRHLKVVRRRFRNGFREGGQAKPRQSKP from the exons ATG ACGAAGGGTACATCCAGCTTTGGAAAGCGCCGTAATAAGACGCACACTTTGTGCCGTCGATGCGGTAGATCCTCGTATCATATCCAAAAATCAACATGTTCACAGTGTGGATATCCAGCGGCCAAATTGCGCTCAT ACAATTGGTCCATCAAGGCTAAGAGGAGAAAGACCACTGGAACCGGTCGCATGCGTCATCTTAAAGTTGTTCGACGACGATTCCGCAACGGATTCCGTGAAGGTGGTCAGGCTAAACCCCGCCAATCGAAACCTTAA